Proteins encoded within one genomic window of Glandiceps talaboti chromosome 3, keGlaTala1.1, whole genome shotgun sequence:
- the LOC144432634 gene encoding D-beta-hydroxybutyrate dehydrogenase-like translates to MSLMNSSINFLAIRGLTSSPHHHLSRIHQCKVALITGSSDHMGIGVAVARRLAQRGCSLILTGSRNPEKVDTLRTELEKEFRVAVHYIPADIRDLSLVKKLYTDVKHIYPEGVDILVNNAGVYSRGSVEKYCIKSWERDIRIMLTAPFYLTKLTLPDMKSKGWGRIINTSSVYGLVGAPNKASYTSSMHGLHGLTKVVALESVGSGITCNAICPACVNTNMFIDGIINKSKEMGVSSEEITKNTLQTRNPSGQFIEQDQVAELAAFLCSPAADQITGTTIPIDAGFCAGENIKDPVRDRVVLNTQHVQVTAPCCNIA, encoded by the exons ATGAGTTTGATGAACAGTTCCATTAATTTTCTTGCCATCAGGGGATTAACAAGTTCACCG CATCATCACCTATCCCGGATTCACCAATGCAAAGTAGCTCTGATTACGGGGTCAAGTGACCATATGGGTATTGGAGTCGCTGTAGCACGACGCCTTGCACAGAGAGGATGTTCTCTTATTTTAACTGGCAGTCGAAATCCTGAAAAAGTGGACACACTTAGAACAGAACTAGAAAA GGAATTTAGAGTTGCTGTGCACTATATACCTGCTGATATCAGAGACCTTTCACTGGTCAAGAAACTCTACACTGATGTCAAACATATATATCCAGAAGGAGTAGACATTTTAGTCAATAATGCAG GAGTATACAGCCGAGGTAGTGTAGAAAAATATTGCATTAAGTCATGGGAAAGAGATATTCGAATCATGTTGACCGCACCATTCTATCTCACCAAACTAACTTTACCAGACATGAAGTCAAAAG GTTGGGGAAGAATAATCAACACAAGTTCAGTGTATGGATTAGTCGGAGCTCCAAATAAAGCTAGTTATACATCATCTATGCATGGACTGCACGGTTTGAcaaag GTGGTTGCATTGGAATCAGTTGGTTCTGGGATAACATGTAATGCCATCTGTCCTGCATGTGTTAATACAAATA TGTTTATTGATGGAATCATCAATAAATCTAAAGAAATGGGTGTGTCTTCAGAAGAGATAACA aaaaatacacTGCAGACACGGAACCCTTCTGGTCAGTTTATTGAGCAGGATCAG GTTGCGGAACTGGCAGCATTTCTGTGTTCACCAGCAGCAGACCAGATCACTGGTACCACCATACCTATTGACGCAGGATTTTGTGCTGGGGAAAATATTAAAGACCCAGTCCGAGATAGAGTGGTGCTTAATACACAGCATGTACAAGTGACGGCACCGTGTTGTAATATCgcttaa